In the genome of Nocardia terpenica, one region contains:
- a CDS encoding PBSX family phage terminase large subunit produces MTTIRPLVGKQLLAVRYSTARVNVYEGSVRSSKTVTSLIDWIRYCRNGPPGALLMTGRTERTVINNLVLPILDMLGPHRVKINLGNGTVNICGRNVILIGANNESARTKIQGLTLAGAYADEAPTLPESYWNMLFSRLSVPGAQLFATGNPESPHHWFKRSWLDRAKVWVTHDGSVIDRSDLYERRPEGDPDRPLDLHRFSFILDDNPSLDPEFVAALKSSYTGVWYKRFVLGLWVLADGAVYEAFDETRHRVPYEQLPGMARVLALGIDYGTTNPTAGLLVGLGVDRRLYVIDEWAPVRGTDAELSASLTEWLRYNRYEPEWVFVDPAAASFKLQLYRDDTARVADATNEVVDGIRTVAALLSTDQLAISARCERLLSEIHGYVWDSKASEKGIDKPVKIDDHFCDALRYAVVSSQFAWFSQLNRPIPAAKEAT; encoded by the coding sequence GTGACAACCATTCGGCCTCTGGTCGGCAAACAGCTTCTTGCAGTTCGATATTCGACAGCACGTGTGAATGTCTACGAGGGCAGTGTGCGGTCATCGAAGACGGTCACGTCCTTGATCGACTGGATTCGCTACTGCCGCAACGGTCCTCCTGGCGCGCTTCTCATGACCGGCCGCACCGAACGGACCGTAATCAACAATCTTGTCCTGCCGATCCTGGACATGCTCGGCCCGCACCGAGTGAAGATCAACCTCGGTAACGGCACCGTCAACATCTGCGGGCGCAACGTCATCCTCATCGGCGCGAACAACGAGAGTGCCCGCACGAAGATTCAGGGCCTGACGCTGGCTGGCGCCTATGCCGACGAAGCGCCGACCCTGCCCGAGTCCTACTGGAACATGCTGTTCTCTCGGCTCTCGGTACCCGGCGCGCAGCTGTTCGCGACCGGCAATCCGGAGTCGCCGCACCACTGGTTCAAGAGGAGCTGGCTCGACCGCGCGAAGGTGTGGGTCACCCACGACGGGAGCGTCATCGACCGCAGCGACCTGTACGAGCGGCGGCCGGAGGGTGATCCGGATCGGCCGCTGGATCTGCATCGGTTCAGTTTCATTCTCGATGACAATCCGAGCCTTGACCCGGAATTCGTTGCTGCACTGAAGAGTAGCTATACGGGCGTCTGGTACAAGAGGTTCGTCCTTGGACTGTGGGTTCTGGCCGATGGGGCGGTCTACGAGGCGTTCGACGAGACGCGTCACCGGGTCCCCTACGAACAGCTTCCTGGTATGGCGCGCGTGCTCGCGCTTGGGATCGACTACGGCACAACGAATCCCACCGCAGGACTGCTGGTAGGGCTCGGAGTCGACCGCCGTCTCTACGTGATCGATGAGTGGGCACCGGTGCGTGGCACCGACGCCGAGCTATCGGCATCGCTTACGGAATGGCTGCGTTACAACCGGTACGAACCGGAATGGGTATTCGTCGACCCAGCCGCTGCGAGCTTCAAACTCCAGCTCTACCGCGACGACACCGCCCGAGTCGCCGACGCCACGAACGAGGTGGTTGACGGTATACGTACCGTAGCCGCGCTGCTATCGACCGATCAACTGGCGATCTCCGCCCGCTGCGAGCGCCTGCTTTCCGAGATCCACGGCTACGTATGGGATTCCAAGGCATCGGAGAAAGGCATCGACAAGCCCGTGAAGATCGATGACCACTTCTGCGACGCACTGCGTTACGCCGTCGTTTCGTCGCAGTTCGCCTGGTTCTCCCAGCTGAATCGCCCTATACCCGCCGCCAAGGAGGCAACGTAG
- a CDS encoding phage minor capsid protein, which produces MAFEPAAVDGLQEGVAQIYADAEVQLLARVATAIEKGIDTPQWVSVQLGEIARLSKEARGFLLSLDPLVAQQVEATLLAAHTTGIAAADSDIPGPPSSSPTPIVSQEAVSALAAEATAAVVSTHSHILRSTVDGYRQVVAEVAGRVVTGVTTRREATQAALDHFAARGITSFRDKAGRNWRIDTYAEMAVRTAALRALKQGHTDRLVQRGYDLVVISSHPRPAPQCRKFEGRIVSLTGRTPNGKVEATSPLSGAAVTATVVASMREAETAGLHHPNCKHTHTLWVPGAPRPKVEPYDEQGYADEQKLRRLERQVREAKRRQAAAITPEAKKAATAKVRARQAAIRAHVEQTGVARRPHREQLREGDVGNAHTLTKLTRNPTPPAIDAQPAVVKTEAKLTRRKREFEHLDDQQLTDAAEKAVNDLDMDLLDRIEAEDQHRRKLAAQRAERWAGYERIYDELMAEGWDHESAVEKAYGISVKTQRSQAAISMLRGQGYEGKSFNELARHAYKDHAYHHWLRAEEATNGYMLSKAGQAAGVDPRSLWFGNAKTAEKYASEELRAYWDQHGRPTLDEFKADLLDPQEADRIRSARGDFLR; this is translated from the coding sequence ATGGCATTCGAGCCCGCCGCCGTTGACGGCCTGCAAGAAGGTGTCGCGCAGATCTACGCCGACGCCGAAGTGCAGCTGCTCGCCCGCGTCGCCACTGCGATCGAGAAGGGCATCGACACCCCGCAGTGGGTGAGCGTGCAGCTCGGCGAGATCGCCCGCCTGTCGAAGGAGGCGCGCGGATTCCTGCTGTCACTGGACCCGCTCGTCGCCCAGCAGGTCGAGGCCACGCTGCTGGCGGCGCACACCACCGGCATCGCCGCTGCCGACAGCGACATTCCGGGGCCGCCGTCCAGCTCGCCCACCCCGATCGTCTCCCAGGAAGCCGTGTCCGCCCTCGCAGCGGAAGCCACCGCGGCTGTCGTGTCGACGCATTCGCACATCCTGCGGTCGACCGTGGACGGCTACCGCCAAGTCGTCGCCGAGGTCGCAGGCCGCGTCGTCACCGGCGTCACCACTCGCCGCGAAGCCACCCAAGCCGCGCTCGACCACTTCGCGGCCCGAGGGATCACCAGCTTCCGCGACAAGGCCGGACGGAACTGGCGCATCGACACCTACGCCGAAATGGCCGTGCGCACTGCCGCTCTGCGCGCCCTGAAACAGGGGCACACGGACAGACTGGTGCAGCGCGGCTACGACCTGGTCGTCATCTCCAGCCACCCGCGCCCCGCCCCGCAGTGCCGCAAGTTCGAGGGCCGCATCGTTTCCCTGACCGGCCGCACCCCGAACGGGAAGGTCGAAGCGACGTCGCCGCTGTCTGGCGCCGCTGTCACCGCAACGGTGGTCGCATCCATGCGCGAGGCGGAGACCGCCGGCCTGCATCACCCGAACTGTAAACACACCCACACCCTGTGGGTGCCCGGTGCGCCGCGCCCGAAAGTCGAACCGTACGACGAACAGGGCTACGCCGACGAGCAGAAGCTTCGCCGCCTGGAACGCCAGGTGCGCGAGGCGAAACGACGGCAGGCCGCCGCGATCACTCCGGAGGCGAAGAAGGCGGCGACCGCCAAAGTCCGTGCCCGCCAAGCCGCTATCCGCGCCCACGTCGAACAGACCGGTGTCGCCCGCCGCCCGCACCGGGAGCAGCTGCGCGAAGGCGATGTAGGAAACGCGCACACGCTGACGAAGCTGACCCGCAACCCCACCCCGCCCGCGATCGACGCCCAACCCGCCGTGGTGAAGACAGAGGCGAAGCTGACGCGCCGCAAACGCGAGTTCGAGCATCTCGACGATCAGCAGCTCACCGACGCCGCCGAGAAGGCCGTCAACGATCTCGATATGGACCTCCTCGACCGCATCGAGGCCGAGGATCAGCACCGCCGCAAGCTCGCCGCCCAGCGGGCCGAGCGGTGGGCTGGATATGAGCGCATCTACGACGAGCTCATGGCCGAGGGCTGGGACCACGAGTCCGCCGTCGAGAAGGCGTACGGGATCTCGGTGAAAACCCAACGCTCCCAAGCGGCGATCTCGATGCTGCGTGGGCAGGGATACGAGGGGAAGTCGTTCAACGAGCTGGCCCGTCACGCCTACAAGGACCACGCCTACCATCATTGGCTGCGGGCCGAAGAAGCCACCAACGGCTACATGCTGTCCAAGGCCGGACAGGCCGCCGGGGTCGATCCACGCTCCCTGTGGTTCGGCAATGCCAAGACCGCCGAGAAGTACGCTTCCGAGGAACTGCGCGCCTACTGGGACCAGCACGGCCGCCCGACACTCGACGAGTTCAAGGCCGACCTGCTCGACCCACAGGAAGCAGACCGGATACGAAGCGCGAGAGGGGACTTCCTGCGATGA
- a CDS encoding phage portal protein, with product MPLPDANMPWPPRHLAPAFQMFATCQVWWEGDAEKLSASHGEPARSGLGGTLRDRIRRLFWGTKPDVSNQIRQIHIPVAADIVQTAASLLLPDPVAFRVAADDEDANDEARERIDKILNSPQMHSAMLQGAESGSALGGVYARIVWNSQVKDHAWLDFVDADQAVPEFIYGELSAVTFWEVVDQNEAEDRVLRHLERHEPGYIEYHSDGTETQVYGRIYHGLYEGTAVTLGRQIDLSEHPETKGIPVNEEGYVDTGSAELTAFYFPNALPNPMFRGKGTLQHFGRSDIGDQAVIGLMDQIDETYSSLARDVRLAKARLMVSEHLLEVKGPGKGTAFNVEQEVYERVGGVPNGTPVIEAHQFAIRVDDHLRTGEGFLRAILRRVGFSPYTFGLPDDSGSAMTATEVDAKKDASTATFKTRSGIWKAVLAKAARTLIEVDAAVFETGATLGQDIEVHWPPAARESMQSKGQTLQALESAKAVSTEWKVRYLNPDYDDEQVADEVARILDEGAVADPLALGADQPFPEPDPAEEEPADNEANPTEDTKGDSEELPFAE from the coding sequence ATGCCGTTGCCCGACGCCAATATGCCGTGGCCGCCGCGCCACCTCGCGCCCGCATTCCAGATGTTCGCCACCTGCCAGGTGTGGTGGGAAGGCGACGCCGAGAAGCTCTCCGCCAGCCATGGCGAGCCCGCTCGTTCGGGTCTCGGTGGCACGCTGCGCGATCGGATCAGACGCCTGTTCTGGGGTACCAAACCTGATGTGTCGAACCAGATTCGGCAGATCCACATCCCGGTCGCTGCCGATATCGTGCAGACCGCCGCCTCGCTGCTGCTGCCCGATCCCGTCGCGTTCCGTGTTGCGGCAGACGACGAGGACGCCAACGACGAGGCCCGCGAGCGTATCGACAAGATCCTCAATTCGCCGCAGATGCATTCGGCGATGCTCCAGGGCGCCGAGTCCGGCTCGGCGCTCGGTGGCGTGTACGCCCGCATCGTCTGGAATTCGCAGGTCAAAGACCACGCCTGGCTCGATTTCGTTGACGCCGATCAGGCTGTGCCCGAGTTCATCTACGGTGAGCTATCCGCGGTGACCTTCTGGGAGGTCGTCGACCAGAACGAGGCCGAGGACCGCGTGCTGCGCCACCTGGAACGGCACGAGCCCGGCTACATCGAATACCACAGCGACGGCACCGAGACGCAGGTGTACGGGCGCATCTATCACGGCCTGTACGAGGGCACGGCCGTGACGCTCGGCCGACAGATCGACCTTTCGGAACACCCTGAAACCAAGGGTATTCCGGTCAACGAAGAAGGCTATGTCGATACCGGCTCGGCCGAACTGACCGCCTTCTATTTCCCGAATGCGTTGCCCAACCCGATGTTTCGCGGCAAGGGCACTCTCCAGCATTTCGGCCGCTCCGATATCGGCGACCAGGCCGTCATCGGCCTGATGGACCAGATCGACGAAACCTATTCGTCGCTGGCGCGGGACGTCCGCTTGGCCAAGGCCCGGCTCATGGTGTCCGAGCATCTGCTGGAGGTGAAGGGGCCGGGCAAGGGCACGGCGTTCAACGTCGAGCAGGAGGTGTACGAGAGGGTCGGTGGTGTCCCTAACGGCACCCCGGTTATCGAGGCGCATCAGTTCGCGATCCGCGTCGACGACCACCTCCGCACCGGCGAAGGGTTCCTGCGCGCAATTCTGCGGCGAGTCGGGTTCTCCCCGTATACGTTCGGGCTCCCCGACGATTCCGGCTCGGCCATGACCGCCACCGAGGTCGACGCTAAGAAGGACGCCAGCACCGCGACGTTCAAGACCCGATCCGGCATCTGGAAAGCCGTGCTCGCCAAGGCCGCTCGCACGCTGATCGAGGTGGACGCCGCCGTGTTCGAGACCGGCGCGACGCTCGGCCAAGACATCGAGGTGCACTGGCCGCCTGCTGCCCGTGAGTCGATGCAATCCAAGGGCCAGACCCTCCAGGCACTCGAATCCGCGAAGGCGGTCTCGACCGAGTGGAAGGTCCGCTACTTGAATCCGGACTACGACGACGAGCAGGTTGCCGACGAAGTCGCGCGGATTCTCGACGAAGGCGCGGTCGCCGATCCGCTGGCGCTGGGCGCGGATCAGCCCTTCCCCGAACCTGATCCAGCCGAGGAAGAACCCGCCGACAACGAGGCAAACCCCACCGAAGACACCAAGGGCGACAGCGAGGAGCTGCCGTTCGCTGAATAA